A stretch of the Archangium violaceum genome encodes the following:
- a CDS encoding NAD-dependent epimerase/dehydratase family protein, whose product MELKGSTALVTGANGFVGTYVTQRLLAEGLRVRAWVRRPEARPELERMGAEVVLGELTDAAILETAVRGARWVVHCAATGSDDLTEARRVNTEFTERLTTAALAADCERFVHISTIAVYELQGQSTVVEDSPRVTTGRAYSVTKAEAERAVEAAAARGLRTVILRPGAILGVHPTSTWGTHLPTQIRAGQFPQVGDGQGRLGYLHISSLTEAVVLALREDAAVGQAFTLVDGDIPVHRYTDAFATRPLPSVPPEQAPSFLSFHGQYSTEKAQRVLGFVPRDVFDSSMAEILAALPRQG is encoded by the coding sequence ATGGAACTGAAAGGCTCGACTGCCCTCGTCACGGGGGCCAACGGATTCGTGGGAACGTATGTCACCCAGCGGCTGCTCGCGGAGGGGCTCCGGGTGAGGGCCTGGGTCCGGCGCCCCGAGGCCCGGCCGGAGCTGGAGCGGATGGGGGCGGAGGTCGTCCTGGGCGAGCTGACCGACGCGGCCATACTGGAAACCGCCGTGCGTGGCGCCCGGTGGGTGGTTCATTGCGCGGCGACGGGCTCGGATGACCTCACCGAGGCGCGGCGGGTGAACACGGAGTTCACCGAGCGCCTGACCACGGCCGCGCTCGCCGCGGACTGCGAGCGCTTCGTGCACATCTCCACCATCGCCGTGTACGAGCTCCAGGGCCAGAGCACCGTGGTCGAGGACTCGCCCCGGGTGACCACGGGCCGCGCCTACTCGGTCACCAAGGCCGAGGCCGAGCGGGCCGTGGAGGCCGCGGCTGCCCGGGGCTTGCGGACCGTCATCCTCCGCCCCGGGGCCATTCTGGGCGTCCACCCCACGTCCACCTGGGGCACCCACCTGCCCACGCAGATCCGCGCGGGCCAGTTCCCCCAGGTGGGGGACGGACAGGGCAGGCTGGGGTACCTCCACATCAGCAGCCTGACGGAGGCCGTCGTCCTGGCGCTACGCGAGGACGCGGCGGTCGGGCAGGCGTTCACCCTCGTCGATGGGGACATCCCCGTTCACCGGTACACCGACGCCTTCGCCACTCGCCCGCTGCCCTCCGTTCCGCCAGAACAGGCTCCCAGTTTCCTGTCCTTCCACGGCCAGTACTCGACGGAGAAGGCCCAGCGCGTGCTGGGCTTCGTCCCCCGGGACGTCTTCGATTCGAGCATGGCCGAGATCC